A single genomic interval of Helianthus annuus cultivar XRQ/B chromosome 13, HanXRQr2.0-SUNRISE, whole genome shotgun sequence harbors:
- the LOC118485863 gene encoding uncharacterized protein LOC118485863, with protein sequence MTITAFTSTDKTTHNSHKFGFKLSPTNYGFWKTMIQPFLITNDLFDYIDGSLICPPKILPSTSSASDKEPATKPQNNPDYSAWISNDAHIRMLLLSTISEASFKHVQGDTSRELWLALERAYAPHTSSREYTLKTQLLKIKMKPEETSADYIKRAQEYSDALANIGEPMKDKDIVMLVIAGLREEYDSLKPTLIGRQPCVTLLELPSLLADYEYMIKKVVPVIPAVQAFLTTANQNSSHSNSSSSPQLPDETIKSLQQLMTQLGFTVQPASQSNQAFYTNRGSATRGAYNR encoded by the coding sequence ATGACCATCACCGCCTTCACATCTACAGACAAAACAACCCACAACTCTCACAAGTTTGGGTTCAAATTGAGTCCTACCAATTACGGTTTCTGGAAGACTATGATCCAGCCCTTTCTAATCACAAATGATCTTTTTGATTACATTGATGGTTCCCTAATCTGTCCACCTAAAATCCTTCCCTCTACATCCTCTGCCTCTGACAAAGAACCTGCAACCAAACCACAAAACAACCCAGACTATTCTGCTTGGATCTCGAATGATGCTCACATTCGTATGCTCCTGCTTTCCACCATCTCTGAGGCATCATTTAAGCATGTCCAAGGTGATACTTCTCGTGAACTTTGGCTGGCCTTGGAACGTGCTTATGCACCACACACATCCTCTCGAGAATACACTCTTAAAACCCAACTTCTCAAGATTAAGATGAAGCCAGAAGAGACATCCGCTGATTATATTAAACGAGCACAAGAATACTCAGATGCCCTAGCAAACATTGGTGAGCCAATGAAAGACAAAGATATTGTTATGCTTGTTATTGCAGGTCTAAGAGAAGAATACGACTCTTTGAAACCCACCCTGATTGGAAGGCAGCCCTGTGTTACTCTCTTAGAACTTCCAAGCCTCCTTGCAGACTACGAGTACATGATAAAAAAGGTTGTTCCTGTCATTCCAGCAGTTCAAGCCTTTTTGACTACTGCCAACCAAAATTCCTCACATTCTAACAGCAGCTCAAGCCCCCAACTACCCGATGAAACCATCAAGTCTCTTCAGCAATTAATGACCCAATTGGGCTTTACTGTTCAACCTGCGTCACAATCCAATCAGGCATTCTACACTAACCGTGGATCTGCCACCCGTGGGGCGTACAATCGCTGA